DNA sequence from the Oncorhynchus nerka isolate Pitt River linkage group LG9b, Oner_Uvic_2.0, whole genome shotgun sequence genome:
aagAGCCAGACCCGATACACAGCCTGGACATCACGTCGGACCCAGAGGAGGGTGACATCTCAGAAAGAGAGgacgaagagagagaggacgacATCCAGCAGGATGAAAACGGCCACCCCAGAAAGAGAGGACCACGGAGAAAGAAGTTGACTAAAGGTAGACAGGAGAGGGTCACGGTGCGCCGTCATGAGGCAAACGCCCGTGAGCGCAGCAGGATGCACGGTCTGAACGACGCGTTAGAGAGCCTCCGAAAGGTGGTGCCCTGCTACTCCAAGACCCAGAAGCTCTCCAAGATAGAGACTCTGCGCCTGGCTAAGAACTACATCTGGGCCCTGTCAGAGACGCTGTCTGCGGGCAAGAAGCCGGACCTGCTGGGGTTCGTTCAAACTCTGTGTAAGGGCCTGTCCCAGCCCACGACCAACCTGGTGGCTGGCTGTCTGCAGCTGAAAGCCAGGTCCTTCCTCACGGACCACAACGGAGAGGTGACGTACCCCGGTAGTACGGCCCACTACGACAACATGTACCCCTACCCCGGGGCAGATCTGGGCACGGCCCCTGGACAAGCCTGCAGCACCCTGGGCAGCGCCAAGCCGTCCTACCACAGCCGGCACTACAGCTACGGTGGCCAGTACGAGCCGTACTACGACCACACGCCTcctgagggaggaagggagggacacCTAGGCGGACAGATCAGCCCTCCTCTGAACTTTAACGGCATATTCTCTCTGAAACACGACGAACCGGAGGAGTACGGGAAGAGCGGCCACTATGGGATGAGATACAGTTCTGTGCCCGGTCACGGCTCCCTCAGCTCGGCATCCATGTACCGGGTCTCGCCAGAGGGCCGGTTACACTATGAATTACACCTTCGGTCCGCAGGGCAAACCCACAAGGCTGAGACTCAGAGCCAGCAGGCAGAGCCGCCAGGCTGGGACTCAGAGCCAGCAGGCAGAGCTACCAGGCTGGGACTCAGAGCCAATAGGCAGAGCTACCAGGCTGGGACTCAGAGCCAATAGGCAGAGCTACCAGGCTGGGACTCAGAGCCAGTAGGCAGAGCTACCAGGCTGGGACTCAGAGCCAGTAGGCAGAGCTACCAGGCTGGGACTCAGAGCCAGTAGGCAGAGCTACCAGGCTGGGACTCAGAGCCAGTAGGCAGAGCTACCAGGCTGGGACTCAGAGCCGGCAGGCAGAGCTACCAGGCTGGGACTCAGAGCCAGTAGGCAGAGCTACCAGGCTGGGACTCAGAGCCAGCAGGCAGAGGCATAATTAATAGAACACTTAAAAGGTTATACTTCCCCTGTTACtattcatcacacacacacacagagatcaccAGTGGAAGGAGCACGGTGTGCCAATACAAAGTGTTTAACATGCCATTTATTGATTGATACGTTTATGTATGTATTAATTTCTTCCCTGTGTATTGAATTATCTATGTAACCATTTGTTTATTCATTGACCTTAACATATAGCAGTTTGTCACAGGGAATTTGACACTGGTTTGATTGCAAATGTTGTGTAAaaatattttctattgtgtttttaaAATTGGGCCTATATCTATAGCTGATAAACAACTAGGCTACTGAATCATATTGATACATTTATTACGGAAACTTGGAGATGACCAGAGGTGTAGATTATCAAGGTAAAAAGCAAACACCAATTATCATCTCATCAGGGAAATATGTTTCATTTGACGTGAGGAGACCTGCAACAATCTTCTATAAAGAGACGCAATGCCAGAAATATAGGAAGAGATTCCAGAGAAACATGTTCAATGGTGATTTAATCCCACATAAGAAAGGCCTCTGTAATGCTATAGGCCTTTCTGCTGACTGGGTGCATGTTGGAATATAGGTGTTTAAATAAGGCTCGTTAATTATGTCGTCGTGCCAAAGCCTCAACGCAGCAGCTTAGCTCAACGTATAGGTAATATTAGCTCAAATCAAATTAACGCTTCAAATGTATGAAAGTCGAAGGAAAATGCATTTTGTATTTAAATCAGTGAAGTAAAAAAAGGCGAATGTGATCGCTTGATGTATATGAAAAAATGATGATCCATTAGTTTACGAAAAGGCCTACTTCATTAGTTTACGAAAAGGCCTACTTCATTAGTTTACGAAAAGGCCTACTTCATTAGTTTACGAAAAGGCCTACTTCATTAGTTTACGAAAAGGCCTACTTCATTAGTTTACGAAAAGGCCTACTTCATTAGTTTACGAAAAGGCCTACTTCATTAGTTTACGAAAAGGCCGACTTCATTAGTTTACGAAAAGGCCTACTTCATTAGTTTACGAAAAGGCCGACTTCATTAGTTTACGAAAAGGCCTACTTCATTAGTTTACGAAAAGGCCGACTTCATTAGTTTACGAAAAGGACTACTTCATTAGTTTACGAAAAGGCCTACTTCATTAGTTTACGAAAAAGGCTTCATTAGTTTACGAAAAGGCCTACTTCATTAGTTTACGAAAAGGCCGACTTCATTAGTTTACGAAAAGGCCTACTTCATTAGTTTACGAAAAGGCCTACTTCATTAGTTTACGAAAAGGCCGACTTCATTAGTTTACGAAAAGGCCGACTTCATTAGTTTACGAAAAGGCCGACTTCATTAGTTTACGAAAAGGCCTACTTCATTAGTTTACGAAAAGGCCGACTTCATTAGTTTACGAAAAGGCCGACTTCATTAGTTTACGAAAAGGCCGACTTCATTTTGTCTTAATAATGTGTTTAAAAATAATGTGAATGATATaattttgtgaaaatgtttcgGTGCAGTATTGAGTGACTGTTGTTCTGTAAATCATCATCAATATCGATCATCACCTCCATCCTCACTATTCTTACTGAAGAACGTCATAATATCATGAgccagaatacagtatatactcttAGAGAAAAAGGTTCTGGATATTAACAAAGAATGGTTATATGCTAGCTTTATGTAGGGCACCCTTCAGGTTCTATATGAAACCTTATATGGAACCCAAGTGTTCTATATGGAACCAATTTTGTTTTAGTGAAGAAGAACCCCTGGGGTTCTGATCAAACAACCCTACAAAAGGGTTCTGTACCTAACCTTTAGGTGTGCCATATATGAAGCAAGCAatacccttttaggttctatcCAGAGGGGTTAGGGTTTTCTCAGAGTTATGTATGGATATTTCTAAGCCTTACTTTGACAGAGTTGTTGAGGCCAGATATGCACCGGTATGGGGACCATGATTATGGGCTGTGGACGGTATTGTTATTGTTTTTACTTTagcctttatttatccaggaagtcccattgaggttAGAAAACCTCTATAAGCATTACGTGGGGCTAGATTAACCTGCGGTAACCGACAACTGCGTTGCAGCttcattgattttatttatgcgGTGTCAGCTGTCAAATCAACAAGCGGGGCTCACATCATTATATCTAAAGACGACATTACTGGCATTAGTAATAATCCCATGTAGACTTGTTCAAACACTGGAGTgtgtgatgtaatctacaccttgattaggctgatagaaatcctTATTAAAATGGAACACTGGAGTgtgtgatgtaatctacaccttgattaggctgatagaaatcctTATTAAAATGGAACACTGGAGTgtgtgatgtaatctacaccttgattaggctgatagaaatcctTATTAAATGGAACACTGGAGTgtgtgatgtaatctacaccttgattaggctgatagaaatcctTATTAAAATGGAACACTGGAGTgtgtgatgtaatctacaccttgattaggctgatagaaatcctTATTAAATTGGAACACTGGAGTgtgtgatgtaatctacaccttgattaggctgatagaaatcctTATTAAAATGGAACACTGGAGTgtgtgatgtaatctacaccttgattaggctgatagaaatcATTATTAAATTGGAACACTGGAGTgtgtgatgtaatctacaccttgattaggctgatagaaatcctTATTAAATTGTTTCATGATTTTCTATTTGAGTGTCATTAATTCTACGTAGCTGAGCTACATTTTCTCCTTCTGAAGGGTCGTGACAACCACATTTTCTCCTTCTGAAGGGTCGTGACAACCACATTTTCTCCTTCTGAAGGGTCGTGACAACCACATTTTCTCCTTCTGAAGGGTCGTGACAACCACATTTTCTCCTTCTGAAGGGTCGTGACAACCACATTTTCTCCTTCTGAAGGGTCGTGACAACCACATGAGCAGCAAGCCGCTCATCGATGTGACAGCTCTAAGGCAGTTACACCTCCGCAAAAACACCAGCTATTGGGGTGTCGGCTTTTGTGGGTAAACTCTTGATCAGACAGTGGCTATAGACTTTGGCCTGTGTAGTCCTACACGGTAAGAGTGATGGGTTATGTACAGTGATGTGTAACTGTCCCATGATAGAGGATAGATGATCTctcaattcacacacacacacacaccacacacaccacacacacacacacacacacacacacaacacacacacacaccacacacacacacaacactcacacacacacacaacacacacacacacacacacacacacacaacacacacaccacacacaccacacacacacacacacacacaccacacacacacacacacacacaccagagtataatttatattacaattatacacattATTATTACAAACATTTGTATTATTTATAATTATTTTGTATGTTATTTTTGCAGAGTGAAAAACGGTGCTTGATGTGTTTATGCACagtggggtgaggtggggtggggtggggtggggtgaggtgaggtggggtggggtgaggtggggtgggtgaggtgaggtggggtggggtgaggtggggtggggtggggtgaggtggggtggggtggggtggggtggggtggggtgaggtggggtgaggtggggtgaggtggggtggggtgaggtggggtggggtgaggtggggtggggtgaggtggggtggggtggggtgaggtggggtggggtggggtgaggtgaggtggggtggggtgaggtggggtggggtgaggtggggtggggtggggtggggtgaggtggggtggggtggggtgaggtggggtgaggtggggtggggtggggtggggtgaggtggggtggggtggggtggggtgaggtggggtggggtggggtggggtgaggtggggtggggtggggtggggtgaggtggggtggggtggggtggggtgaggtgaggtggggtggggtgaggtggggtgaggtggggtggggtggggtgaggtggggtggggtggggtgaggtggggtggggtgaggtgaggtggggtggggtggggtgagggtgaggtggggtggggtggggtgaggtgaggtggggtggggtggggtgaggtggggtggggtaaggtgaggtgaggtggggtggggtgggatgggggtgaggtgaggtgaggtggggtggggtggggtgatgtggggtgaggtgaggtgaggatgCAAA
Encoded proteins:
- the LOC115119758 gene encoding neurogenic differentiation factor 6-B-like; the encoded protein is MLTLPYEEPDMTYEPRFGANYPRGSLPDLEPNPIHSLNVTSDPEREGEEEPDPIHSLDITSNPEREGEEEPDPIHSLDITSDPEEGDISEREDEEREDDIQQDENGHPRKRGPRRKKLTKGRQERVTVRRHEANARERSRMHGLNDALESLRKVVPCYSKTQKLSKIETLRLAKNYIWALSETLSAGKKPDLLGFVQTLCKGLSQPTTNLVAGCLQLKARSFLTDHNGEVTYPGSTAHYDNMYPYPGADLGTAPGQACSTLGSAKPSYHSRHYSYGGQYEPYYDHTPPEGGREGHLGGQISPPLNFNGIFSLKHDEPEEYGKSGHYGMRYSSVPGHGSLSSASMYRVSPEGRLHYELHLRSAGQTHKAETQSQQAEPPGWDSEPAGRATRLGLRANRQSYQAGTQSQ